From Pseudomonadota bacterium, a single genomic window includes:
- a CDS encoding Stp1/IreP family PP2C-type Ser/Thr phosphatase — MSSSFPLEGLRVRIAGETDRGRKRAHNEDTLHLPVDERVVLVADGMGGHACGDVASQLAVATVAAHLSATVDEQDATWPFHFDRDRRRHESRLVTAIRLANAEIYQAARRDSALRGMGTTLVAGLFCDEEVVLAHVGDSRIYRLRDGCLTQLTEDHSLLNDYIRMKRIDRRDADRFPQKNVIVRALGMKDAVGVDTRREVARLGDLYLFCSDGLSGMLSDALIERTVAAEEDLDRGCERLIALANEAGGTDNITVVLARLEPA; from the coding sequence ATGAGTTCGTCTTTTCCCCTCGAAGGGCTACGGGTCCGGATCGCCGGCGAGACCGACCGTGGTCGGAAGCGCGCCCACAACGAGGATACCCTGCACCTGCCGGTCGACGAGCGCGTCGTCCTGGTGGCCGACGGCATGGGGGGCCATGCCTGCGGGGACGTGGCGAGTCAGCTCGCGGTGGCGACCGTCGCAGCCCATCTCAGCGCTACCGTCGACGAACAGGACGCGACCTGGCCCTTCCACTTCGACCGTGATCGGCGGCGGCACGAGAGCCGCCTGGTGACGGCGATTCGGCTCGCCAACGCGGAAATCTACCAGGCCGCGCGCCGCGATAGCGCCCTGCGTGGGATGGGGACGACGCTGGTGGCCGGGCTCTTCTGCGACGAGGAGGTCGTGCTGGCGCATGTCGGTGACAGCCGGATCTATCGGCTGCGCGACGGCTGCCTGACCCAGCTCACGGAGGACCACTCGCTGCTCAATGATTACATTCGGATGAAGCGGATCGACCGCCGCGACGCCGATCGCTTCCCGCAGAAGAACGTGATCGTGCGCGCGCTGGGGATGAAGGACGCGGTCGGCGTCGATACGCGGCGCGAGGTTGCGCGCCTCGGCGACCTCTACCTCTTCTGTTCCGATGGGCTGTCGGGCATGCTCAGCGATGCGCTGATCGAGCGCACCGTCGCGGCTGAGGAGGACCTCGACCGCGGTTGCGAGCGGCTGATCGCGTTGGCCAACGAGGCCGGTGGCACGGACAACATCACGGTCGTGCTGGCGCGGCTCGAGCCGGCGTAG
- a CDS encoding TlyA family RNA methyltransferase, which produces MPREKTRERLDLLCVARGLAPSRARAQALIAAGQILVDERVVAQAGTAIPLKAELRLRGEPLPFVSRGGLKLAAALDHFQVACDGVLALDIGASTGGFTDCLLQRGARHVVAIDVGYGQLAWKLRQDTRVSVIERTNARQLSAEALRQRLGPAEGWPPTLATVDVSFISLRLVLPSIVTCLAPAASIVALVKPQFEVGRAGLARGGVVRDPETRAKAISDIAAWARARGLTVVGGVDAPIAGPKGNLEHLLLLTTPARAAPARP; this is translated from the coding sequence ATGCCACGCGAAAAGACACGCGAACGCCTGGACCTGCTCTGCGTCGCCCGTGGGCTGGCGCCCAGCCGCGCGCGCGCGCAGGCGCTGATCGCCGCGGGGCAAATCCTCGTCGATGAGCGCGTCGTCGCCCAGGCCGGCACGGCGATCCCGCTGAAGGCCGAGCTCCGCCTGCGCGGGGAGCCCCTGCCCTTCGTCTCGCGCGGGGGCCTCAAGCTGGCCGCCGCGCTCGACCACTTCCAGGTCGCCTGCGACGGTGTCTTGGCGTTGGACATTGGCGCCTCGACCGGTGGCTTCACCGATTGCCTGCTGCAGCGCGGCGCGCGCCACGTCGTGGCCATCGACGTCGGCTATGGCCAGTTGGCCTGGAAGCTGCGTCAAGACACGCGGGTCAGCGTGATCGAACGGACCAACGCGCGCCAGCTCAGCGCCGAAGCGCTTCGGCAGCGGCTCGGTCCGGCGGAGGGATGGCCGCCAACGCTGGCCACCGTCGACGTGTCGTTCATTTCGCTGCGCCTCGTGCTGCCCTCGATCGTGACCTGCCTGGCGCCCGCGGCGTCGATCGTCGCCTTGGTCAAGCCGCAGTTCGAGGTCGGACGCGCAGGCCTGGCGCGTGGCGGCGTGGTGAGGGATCCGGAGACCCGCGCCAAGGCAATCAGCGACATCGCAGCGTGGGCGCGCGCGCGCGGGCTGACCGTGGTCGGCGGCGTCGACGCGCCGATCGCCGGCCCGAAGGGCAACCTCGAGCACCTCTTGCTGCTGACTACGCCGGCTCGAGCCGCGCCAGCACGACCGTGA
- a CDS encoding NDP-sugar synthase: MSELLHGIVLAAGHSTRLGALGRERPKPLLPVCNEPLLRWALALLRRVGVVDVSVNAHHLGDQLAALLAAERRDDLAIELVAEAELLGTGGGIKALARRAPDRTCLVVNGKLVSDVDLAAVLAFHRERRALATLVVYPHPQARAWGAIGVDHAQRIGSIVGQEAPAAGKLTDYLFTGIQLLEPEVVAAIPSGPCCVVRTALSALLRSGAPLAAWIHEGYFYEHSTIPRYLQGNLNLLAGAAAQAPRPGPVVGVDPTARIEAGSRLIAPVLIGPHAVVGAGATVGPAAVLGTKSQVRRGVSVTEAVVWSGSDVRASIRRAIVTPEQIVAVDLDHDPTAAPR; this comes from the coding sequence TTGAGCGAGCTGCTGCACGGCATCGTCTTGGCAGCCGGCCACAGCACGCGGCTGGGCGCGCTGGGTCGCGAGCGCCCGAAGCCGCTGCTGCCGGTCTGCAACGAGCCCTTGCTGCGCTGGGCCCTGGCCCTGCTGCGGCGCGTCGGCGTCGTGGACGTCTCGGTCAATGCCCATCACCTCGGCGATCAGCTAGCAGCGCTGCTCGCCGCGGAGCGGCGCGACGACCTGGCCATCGAGCTCGTCGCCGAGGCCGAGCTGCTCGGTACGGGCGGCGGGATCAAGGCGTTGGCGCGCCGGGCCCCGGACCGCACCTGCCTCGTCGTCAACGGCAAGCTCGTCAGCGACGTCGACCTCGCGGCGGTCCTCGCCTTTCATCGCGAGCGGCGCGCGCTGGCGACGCTCGTCGTCTATCCCCATCCGCAGGCCAGGGCCTGGGGCGCGATCGGCGTCGATCACGCGCAGCGCATCGGCAGCATTGTCGGGCAAGAGGCGCCCGCCGCCGGCAAGCTCACGGACTACCTCTTCACGGGAATTCAGCTGCTGGAGCCCGAGGTCGTCGCCGCGATCCCCTCCGGCCCGTGCTGCGTCGTTCGCACCGCGCTGAGCGCCCTGCTGCGCAGCGGAGCCCCCTTGGCCGCCTGGATCCACGAGGGCTACTTCTACGAACACAGCACGATCCCTCGCTACCTCCAAGGCAACCTCAACCTGCTGGCGGGCGCGGCCGCGCAGGCGCCACGGCCAGGGCCTGTCGTGGGCGTCGACCCCACCGCGCGAATCGAAGCTGGGAGCCGCTTGATCGCGCCGGTGTTGATCGGGCCGCACGCTGTCGTAGGCGCTGGCGCGACGGTTGGCCCGGCGGCAGTGCTGGGCACGAAGAGCCAGGTGCGGCGAGGCGTCAGCGTCACCGAAGCCGTGGTCTGGTCGGGCAGCGATGTACGAGCGTCGATCCGACGGGCGATCGTGACGCCCGAGCAGATCGTTGCCGTCGATCTCGACCACGATCCCACGGCGGCGCCACGGTAG